In Centroberyx gerrardi isolate f3 chromosome 14, fCenGer3.hap1.cur.20231027, whole genome shotgun sequence, the genomic stretch TACTCTAGGTTGTGATTCTTCTTACCACAGGTTTGCTTCTCTCTACAGTCTGCCGAGGAGTgactcctcttccttttccgGCTTGGTACAGGAGGGACTGGCTTTGTTCGGGGAGGGCCGACCTGGGGTCCCGACGGGGAACAGCAAATCACTGGCTGAGGGCCTGATGATGTGTGGGGGGGTAGAGAGTGACATTTGCTGTGATGTTAAtgaggctattttttttttcatcacggTGATGTATTcgacgtatgcacacacacacacttgttttacTGTACTTATGAGGAGCTTCCATTGACTGCATTTATTTACTAATACTAAACTTGCCCTCACTTcataaaaatgtcctcactctgaagatctgaaagtaaaactgaaagtaaaacacaacacacacacacacacacaaacacacacacctgtccttCTGTGAGGTGCAGCCTCCCTGCTCTGGGCTGCTCCTCTTGGGGAAACGTAGCGCACCGACGTCTCTTCCAGGTACTTGTCAACAGGGTCTGGACACACTGAGAGAAAATACAGCTGTGTCATGGCAAAAAATTTGGTGCTTCTGAGTCAAATCCTTCATCAGCATCATCTTTTGCACAAACACAGGCCTCTGTCCCATGGCTTTCATGCCATCAGTCAAAACCCATGATATACCAGCAAGGACTAGGTACCAACAACAAGCAATATTTATATGTGATAGCAGCTATCAATTCCTATGCAAACAACATGGTTTCTGCTGAGTACATTGATTCAAATGTTACTTGGCACCAGTTATCAAAGTTATTGCCTAGAAAAAACAATGAAGCTAAGTATCTCATTTGCAGTGGTAGAACATGGCTTTGGACAGGTGAGCATGTCTATCAACTGAATATTTGATGATCTAGAACTGAATGAGATTGTATGCGCAGTGAGTGATAATGGGACTTTGAATTGCACATATCAGTTATGACagagttgtgtgaaaaattGATAAAACCAGAATTTATTTAAACTCCAGGCTGTTGGTGAACTTCAGATGACCCACGTCAAAATGTCACTGAAGTGACTTTACACATTACTAGGGGTAAACCGATCAATCAGGCACCGATCATAATGGGCCGataaacattcataaaaattCAGAGTTTCCATGGCTACACTTAACCCAGTAACCTACTAAAAGTTGTTGCAGTCTAAAATGTTTGTGAATCCATATTGCTGCATAGATTGGCATCGGTTGATCTCCTTACTTGAGATCTCAGACCAGTATGGGCCCCAAAAATCCAGACTGGAACATAACATAACAGAAAGGCATTTAAACCAAACTGCTTCAGTATTTTGATCCAGGTCCGATGTGAACATGCTGCTGTACTCACCGGCCTGTCGTTTCCTGAGTGTGACGTAGGGCAGCAGGTCATGGCGAGTGATGATCCTCAGCAGCTGAAGCACATGTCTGAAGTTGGTCTCATCACAGCGACCCTGGCGCTCTAGGGCCAGCAGGAAGTCTCTGCCGCTCCTGATGCCGCCACGCTCATACTCATCAATTACGTCCACAAACAGGAAAGACAGCACCCGGACGTCCCGGTGTGTTAGCTGGGCTCCGACTATGTCAAACATGCGGTGGAGTGAATACAGCCCATGGGAGTTGTCCACCGCCTCCTCCGGCCAGGGTTCAAAGGCTCCGCGCGAAGGTCTCCTGGACGAGCTGGAGTTGGGGCAAGAGGCAGAGGCGTTCCTGTTGGCCACCTCTCCACCGGACACCGCCACGCCGGATGATCCTGGCCCGTCCGTCAGAGCTCTGTGGTGGAGAGGCTGAGCGGCCGCATTGCTCTGACTAGAGTCCAGCTGGTTAGCTTGAATGTGAGGCCGGGCATGCTGAGCAGAGGAGTTCTGGGCAAGCTGCGGAGGACTGACGTTGGCATTGGGGAGGGAAGGCTGCTGTGATGTCATCTCAGGGCCAGATGGAAATAAGGGATGCTGGAATCCCTGCAACTTCTGGAGTCTTCCACTACTCCAACAGATTAACTAGGCCTATGAACaaaaggggtgggggtgggtgggaggggcaAACTTAATGTTCACACATAACAAGTCTGCAGCCATTTTAGGACAAAACTGCAATGAGTGGCCACAATAATAAGCTTTATTCTTCTTTTATAATGCAACTCCAGACTATAGGTAcgttcacacaaaaaaaatctccaataCTGCGGGATGAGAAGTTACCAAAAGTCTGtacaataaacaagctacttgtgagtccatgtgacttttctttaccagccctggtttgcttgtaattgggcagtgcgAACCTGAACTAACCAAATAAAAAATTGCAACAAGTAGTAAACGTGAAAAGTAAACTTCAACtttggttcggaccaaagataAACCATtgtaggtgtgattgcaccATAACTTTTTCCACTACTCGAATTGGTGCCACTAACATTAGTAGTTTATAGCAGCAGATAATTTGGTGGCACCAATATTTTCATCCAGAGACTGCTTCATATGCAGTAATTAACATGTCACAGGAAATTAATTTGTCTTTGTGCAGGGAAAATTTAAATAATGTGCTACAAAAGGTAATGAAGCACACTATATTAGGCAGCTCCATTCACATCCTCTTTACTCAAGTGAattctcatttgtttttaaccAAAATCAAGTTATCAAGTTAGTCTGCCTTGGGACAGACCTGAAAAACTTTGTAATTACCTGGATTTTTGCATGAATTGGTCCTAAAATGTTGTCTGATCTCCAAAattttaaaacaatattataccagccaataataataaataaataaacactgtgcctttaaagcaatataccacttagttttaacatgggggttattcggcacttgaccaccatgaaaaccataatataaactaatcaccaagatcggatgcagctggacgaatTTGTAGCATTTGAATGAGGtcacaaaaatagcctgaaaacgtatatttaacacgtttgtaaacagattcaacaacagatcccgcttttaagacaataaagcagtaactGGTCCGTCTTCATTTTGTAATTCTATTCTTggttacactaaaattagtatttaaaaataaaagtagatccggtctcccaaacaggaactatctctcctaaagtatcactccgctatgttctcttctatcactaaaaatgctatttggcccattgaaaatcacagtagtgggatctgttgttgaatatgttcatgAACGTgtttcagttttcaggctattttcgtgtcCTCATTCAAATAAATGGGAAGTagtctgaacgctacaaactcagCCGcactgcatccgatcttggtgagtagttatattatggttttcatggcggtcaagtgccgaataacccccatgttaaaactaagtggaatattgcttcaGGATTCAAGGGAAcggtggtgtggtgtgtgtgcctagtggcctgtgtctgtgtgcggaAGTGAGAGAGCTAGCTGCGTAGCTCAGTATCCtcgcagagaaagagagaaaaggttgGAAATGGCAGCAGTTGATGATCACACTACCCATCCCCTACTTGTAGAGAAGACACACTTTAGCCAATATATGACGGCTTCTACCAGGATTCACCCTCAGCAGGAAGCTTTGCCACCAGCCGCTCAGAGATGGGACTCAGCTTTGCTGCCATTGAGCATGGTGGCAGACAGTGGTACTGCCCCATAGACGGCACATAGAAAAGATACTTCTCTGGCACAAGTCCAAAAAAATAATCTCTGAATTATGAATGTATTAATTGTGAAagccaataaaaacaaatcactcTGAAACTCATCAAGCCTATTTTTTTGTGACTTCTAGGCCCAATATGGGTTTTGCAGTTGCATCATAGATTTCCCAGCATCCACAACTGGCTCCATTATGAAGGTCCAATGGACAATTAGCTGCATGCAAATAATAcctaaacataaaacaacacgtctttagccctagtctctactccaaaacactctgagttgtagcttgagaataGTCAGCTCAATAAACCTGAaaaaacagttggtttttggctttgatgaatagctaactagccagcaggttAATTTTGCAATgtaaccaatgttaatgttcatatgcaactactagccactaccaACACTAGCTTGTAGTTGATATGTTAGCTTGTGTGAAAATCAGATCTTTTTACAACAAGACAGCGATGGTTCACTGACCATGGTTAGCTAACTTGCAAGCTGATaatatctaaacacaaaaacaaccaGATGTATCATGgggtcagaaattaaccatgtctattccaTTCTGTTGAGAAGGCCAAGCTGTACATttaaatgcaatcagctgtttatagccactgttgcccaagagctgaggacctccaatatggccgccgaGGATGTGTCAAGTCACCTGGAAGCTTTCAATACATCCATGCCAGAGGGAATAAAACGCACTCATACTGACAGAAATACATACAAGGGATGGATAAACAACTTACTTTGAAATGAGTAAGCAGCCATTTTGACATACCTTATCTCGATTtcttaatacatccatgattCACCCCCAGTGGGAAAATTTGCCCCCTGGCTGAACTCAGcatgcaagt encodes the following:
- the dedd gene encoding death effector domain-containing protein isoform X1 — protein: MTSQQPSLPNANVSPPQLAQNSSAQHARPHIQANQLDSSQSNAAAQPLHHRALTDGPGSSGVAVSGGEVANRNASASCPNSSSSRRPSRGAFEPWPEEAVDNSHGLYSLHRMFDIVGAQLTHRDVRVLSFLFVDVIDEYERGGIRSGRDFLLALERQGRCDETNFRHVLQLLRIITRHDLLPYVTLRKRQAVCPDPVDKYLEETSVRYVSPRGAAQSREAAPHRRTGPQPVICCSPSGPQVGPPRTKPVPPVPSRKRKRSHSSADCREKQTCDIRLRVRAEYCQHESALQGNVFSNKQEAVERQFERFNQANTILKSRDLGSIICDIKFSELTYLDAFWRDYINGSLLEALKGVFITDSLKQAVGHEAIKLLVNVDEEDYQAGRRKLLRNLVTSGGSSPGGSKETVS
- the dedd gene encoding death effector domain-containing protein isoform X2; protein product: MTSQQPSLPNANVSPPQLAQNSSAQHARPHIQANQLDSSQSNAAAQPLHHRALTDGPGSSGVAVSGGEVANRNASASCPNSSSSRRPSRGAFEPWPEEAVDNSHGLYSLHRMFDIVGAQLTHRDVRVLSFLFVDVIDEYERGGIRSGRDFLLALERQGRCDETNFRHVLQLLRIITRHDLLPYVTLRKRQAVCPDPVDKYLEETSVRYVSPRGAAQSREAAPHRRTDIRLRVRAEYCQHESALQGNVFSNKQEAVERQFERFNQANTILKSRDLGSIICDIKFSELTYLDAFWRDYINGSLLEALKGVFITDSLKQAVGHEAIKLLVNVDEEDYQAGRRKLLRNLVTSGGSSPGGSKETVS